Proteins encoded together in one Hymenobacter monticola window:
- the parS gene encoding type II RES/Xre toxin-antitoxin system antitoxin: MTAHATPPTAVYSPALRGLQATVADSFALVMEARTGVPAKTAFDVGTLLQLQAQELADLLHTTTKTLRAYRDGKKRLGPAASEQILKLLALAAHGEEVFGSLPAFRRWLDKPAYGLDNQPPLALLETSGGIDLVADEVARIAHGDLA, from the coding sequence ATGACTGCCCACGCCACGCCTCCCACCGCTGTGTACTCGCCCGCCCTGCGCGGCCTGCAAGCCACTGTGGCCGATTCCTTCGCCCTCGTGATGGAGGCCCGCACCGGCGTGCCCGCCAAAACGGCCTTCGACGTGGGCACGCTTTTGCAGCTACAGGCTCAGGAACTGGCCGACCTGCTGCACACCACCACCAAAACCCTGCGCGCCTACCGCGACGGTAAAAAGCGCCTGGGCCCCGCTGCCAGCGAGCAAATCCTCAAGCTGCTGGCCCTGGCCGCCCACGGCGAGGAAGTATTCGGCAGCCTGCCCGCCTTCCGCCGCTGGCTCGATAAGCCCGCGTACGGCCTCGACAACCAGCCCCCGCTGGCCCTGCTCGAAACCAGTGGCGGCATCGACCTGGTAGCCGATGAAGTAGCCCGCATTGCCCACGGCGACTTGGCGTAA
- a CDS encoding RES family NAD+ phosphorylase, translated as MEIYRICLAKYAGELVASGNPGRWNLRGQLVIYAAGSRALACLENVVHRSGEGLNSLFKVIRIEIPDSLAIEELTLEQMPQEWQLPRHYARCQPLGDDWYRRQTAAVLRVPSSIIAHEHNYVLNTRHPDFAQIRIAGWEDFEFDPRIKEA; from the coding sequence GTGGAAATCTACCGCATCTGCCTGGCCAAGTACGCCGGCGAACTCGTCGCCTCCGGCAACCCCGGCCGCTGGAACCTGCGCGGCCAGCTGGTCATTTACGCCGCCGGCAGCCGCGCCCTGGCCTGCCTCGAAAACGTGGTGCACCGCAGCGGCGAAGGCCTCAACAGCCTCTTCAAAGTTATTCGTATTGAAATTCCTGATTCGTTAGCCATCGAAGAACTAACCTTGGAACAAATGCCCCAGGAGTGGCAGCTGCCGCGCCACTACGCCCGCTGCCAGCCACTCGGAGATGATTGGTATCGACGCCAGACGGCGGCCGTGTTGCGCGTGCCTTCCTCCATCATCGCCCACGAGCACAATTATGTGCTCAACACCCGGCACCCAGACTTCGCGCAGATTCGCATTGCGGGATGGGAGGATTTTGAATTTGACCCGCGGATTAAAGAAGCATAA
- a CDS encoding DUF6252 family protein, producing MVNLLTLRRFLALTIVGAAGMASCTNKNEAEPIGGIVQGELNVAGATSAVTLIGTNGKTASVAPDATTGKFVFDKVVPGTYSLSAVPAGGYHGPSAFPLTVKAGETAAAKLVFNRDYSMVGTMSWEQNGVAYTASQLKGSLSWGGLTITGTTAPLPGGGTREIALMLPMDGINNVAPFQGVGAYPLGTGKLPRAWGFYYLNNNFDQAATDFSNQQLGQVQVTRFSTKPNVARGTTASGTFEFTAPVLLNTTGSSPATISVTNGKFDVTY from the coding sequence ATGGTTAATCTGCTAACATTGCGCCGTTTTCTTGCCCTAACTATTGTGGGCGCCGCAGGTATGGCCTCCTGCACCAATAAAAACGAAGCCGAACCAATCGGGGGAATAGTGCAAGGAGAACTGAATGTTGCTGGCGCCACCAGCGCCGTCACGCTCATTGGAACCAACGGCAAAACGGCATCGGTAGCGCCCGACGCAACTACCGGCAAGTTCGTTTTTGACAAGGTGGTCCCCGGCACGTACTCTCTCTCCGCCGTGCCGGCCGGGGGGTACCACGGCCCCAGCGCGTTTCCCCTCACCGTGAAAGCCGGCGAAACTGCTGCCGCCAAGCTGGTCTTCAACCGCGACTACTCGATGGTGGGAACGATGAGTTGGGAGCAAAACGGGGTCGCCTACACCGCATCCCAACTCAAGGGCTCGCTTTCCTGGGGTGGGCTGACCATAACCGGCACCACTGCCCCTTTGCCGGGGGGCGGAACCCGGGAAATTGCCCTAATGCTGCCAATGGATGGGATTAACAACGTGGCGCCATTCCAAGGAGTGGGAGCGTACCCGCTCGGTACGGGCAAGCTCCCGCGCGCATGGGGGTTTTATTACTTGAATAACAATTTTGACCAGGCCGCTACCGATTTTTCCAATCAGCAGCTGGGCCAGGTTCAGGTCACCCGTTTCTCCACGAAACCCAATGTTGCCAGAGGAACCACTGCGAGTGGGACTTTCGAATTCACTGCTCCCGTGCTGTTAAACACCACGGGAAGCTCACCCGCCACCATATCCGTTACGAACGGAAAATTCGACGTCACATATTAA
- the accC gene encoding acetyl-CoA carboxylase biotin carboxylase subunit, whose product MKKITKLLVANRGEIALRVLRSAKEMGIATVAIYSEADRNALHVRYADEAVCVGPPASKDSYLRGDKIIEVCRELGVDAIHPGYGFLSENAGFARMVREAGLIFVGPSPEAMEIMGDKLSAKQAVQAYNIPLVPGTAEAISDVAAAKQIAEEVGFPILIKASAGGGGKGMRIVNGADEFEEQMQLAINEAVSAFGDGAVFIEKFVTGPRHIEIQVLGDEHGNIVHLFERECSIQRRHQKVIEEAPSSVLTPELRAAMGRCAVDVARACNYAGAGTVEFLLDDKRNFYFLEMNTRLQVEHPVTEQITGLDLVKEQIRVAEGYPLPFAQDDLTITGHALELRVYAEDPQNNFLPDIGTLSTYVRPQGPGVRVDDGFEQGMDIPIYYDPMIAKLVTFGADRAEAIARMLRAIEEYQITGIETTLGFGRYVLTHPAFVSGDFDTNFIKDHFSPANLVPAAPDEATAKVAAALAALLLETKKPKAAAATAEAAGAEASGWRRNRLGVR is encoded by the coding sequence ATGAAAAAAATCACCAAGCTGCTGGTGGCCAACCGCGGCGAAATTGCCCTGCGCGTCCTGCGTTCGGCCAAAGAAATGGGCATTGCCACGGTGGCTATCTATTCCGAAGCCGACCGCAACGCCCTGCACGTGCGCTACGCCGACGAGGCCGTGTGCGTGGGCCCCCCCGCCTCCAAAGACAGCTACCTGCGCGGCGATAAAATCATTGAAGTCTGCCGCGAGTTGGGCGTTGATGCCATTCACCCTGGCTACGGCTTCCTGAGCGAGAATGCCGGCTTTGCCCGCATGGTGCGCGAGGCCGGGCTGATTTTCGTGGGCCCCAGCCCCGAGGCCATGGAAATCATGGGCGATAAGCTTTCGGCCAAGCAGGCCGTGCAAGCCTACAATATTCCGCTGGTGCCGGGCACGGCGGAGGCCATTTCCGACGTGGCGGCGGCCAAGCAAATTGCCGAGGAGGTGGGCTTCCCCATCCTGATTAAAGCCTCGGCCGGCGGCGGCGGCAAGGGCATGCGCATTGTGAACGGGGCCGACGAGTTTGAGGAGCAGATGCAGCTGGCTATCAACGAGGCCGTGTCGGCGTTTGGCGACGGGGCGGTGTTCATTGAGAAGTTCGTGACCGGGCCACGCCACATCGAGATTCAGGTGCTGGGCGACGAGCACGGCAACATCGTGCACCTGTTCGAGCGCGAGTGTAGCATTCAGCGCCGCCACCAGAAGGTGATTGAGGAAGCCCCTTCGTCCGTGCTCACGCCCGAGCTGCGTGCCGCCATGGGCCGCTGCGCCGTGGACGTGGCCCGCGCCTGCAACTACGCGGGCGCCGGCACGGTGGAGTTCCTGCTCGACGACAAGCGCAACTTCTACTTCCTGGAGATGAACACGCGCCTGCAGGTGGAGCACCCCGTGACTGAGCAAATCACCGGCCTCGACCTGGTGAAAGAGCAAATTCGCGTAGCGGAGGGCTACCCGCTGCCTTTCGCGCAGGACGACCTCACCATCACCGGCCACGCCCTGGAGCTGCGCGTGTACGCCGAAGACCCGCAAAACAACTTCCTGCCCGACATCGGAACCCTGAGCACCTACGTGCGCCCCCAGGGCCCCGGCGTGCGCGTCGACGACGGCTTCGAGCAGGGCATGGACATTCCGATTTACTACGACCCGATGATTGCCAAGCTGGTTACCTTCGGGGCCGACCGCGCCGAAGCCATTGCCCGCATGCTGCGCGCCATTGAGGAGTATCAAATCACGGGCATCGAAACCACGCTGGGCTTCGGCCGCTACGTGCTGACGCACCCCGCCTTCGTGAGCGGCGACTTCGACACCAACTTCATCAAGGACCATTTCAGCCCCGCCAACCTCGTTCCCGCCGCGCCCGACGAGGCCACAGCCAAAGTAGCCGCCGCGCTGGCCGCCCTGCTGCTCGAAACCAAGAAACCCAAAGCTGCTGCTGCGACTGCTGAAGCAGCCGGTGCGGAGGCTTCGGGCTGGCGCCGGAACCGGTTGGGTGTGCGGTAG
- a CDS encoding aminotransferase class I/II-fold pyridoxal phosphate-dependent enzyme, with product MDIFDRISANRGPLGSHSHYAHGYFTFPKLEGEAGPHMEFRGRRMLNWSLNNYLGLANHPEVRKVDAEAAAEYGMALPMGARMMSGNSNLHEQLEDQLSEFVQKPATCLLNFGYQGVVSIIDSLASRHDVIVYDAESHACIIDGVRLHAGKRFVYRHNDMASLEKQLTAAKRITDETGGGILVITEGVFGMSGNQGDLRGVVALKEKFSFRLFVDDAHGFGTMGPTGAGTGEAQGIQDGIDIYFSTFAKSMASIGAFVSGPESVIEYLRYNMRSQIFAKSLPMPLVVGAITRLELIRTKPELRENLWTIVHAIQNGLREKGFNIGTTTSPVTPVLLEGEIPDATQITLDLRENHHIFCSIVVYPVVPKGVIMLRIIPTAVHTLEDVAETITAFEAVADKLKKGLYSRTTAVPQAV from the coding sequence GTGGATATATTCGACCGGATTTCGGCCAACCGGGGCCCGCTGGGCTCGCACTCGCACTATGCGCACGGCTACTTCACTTTTCCCAAGCTCGAAGGCGAAGCCGGCCCGCACATGGAGTTTCGCGGCCGTCGCATGCTCAACTGGAGCCTCAACAACTACCTGGGCCTGGCCAACCACCCCGAAGTCCGGAAAGTAGACGCCGAAGCGGCCGCCGAGTACGGCATGGCCCTGCCCATGGGCGCCCGCATGATGAGCGGCAACTCCAACCTGCACGAGCAGTTGGAAGACCAGTTGTCGGAATTTGTGCAGAAGCCCGCTACTTGCCTGCTCAATTTCGGCTACCAGGGCGTGGTGTCCATCATCGACTCGCTGGCCAGCCGCCACGACGTGATTGTGTACGACGCCGAGTCGCACGCCTGCATCATCGACGGCGTGCGCCTGCACGCCGGCAAGCGCTTCGTGTACCGCCACAACGACATGGCCAGCCTCGAAAAGCAGCTCACGGCCGCCAAGCGCATCACCGACGAAACCGGCGGCGGCATCCTCGTCATCACCGAGGGCGTGTTCGGCATGTCGGGCAACCAAGGCGACCTGCGCGGCGTGGTGGCCCTGAAGGAGAAGTTCAGCTTCCGTCTGTTCGTCGACGATGCTCACGGTTTTGGCACGATGGGCCCCACCGGGGCCGGTACGGGCGAAGCACAGGGCATTCAGGACGGCATCGACATCTATTTTTCGACCTTCGCCAAGAGCATGGCCAGCATCGGCGCCTTCGTCTCGGGGCCTGAAAGCGTGATTGAATATTTGCGTTACAACATGCGCAGCCAGATTTTCGCCAAATCGCTGCCCATGCCCCTCGTGGTGGGCGCCATCACGCGTTTGGAGCTGATTCGGACGAAGCCGGAGCTGCGCGAAAATCTCTGGACCATCGTGCACGCCATTCAGAACGGCCTGCGCGAAAAAGGCTTCAACATCGGCACCACCACCTCGCCGGTGACGCCGGTATTGCTGGAAGGCGAAATCCCCGATGCCACCCAGATTACGCTGGATTTGCGTGAGAATCACCACATTTTCTGCTCTATCGTGGTGTATCCGGTGGTGCCCAAGGGCGTGATTATGCTGCGCATTATCCCCACGGCGGTGCACACCCTGGAGGATGTAGCGGAAACGATTACGGCGTTTGAGGCCGTGGCCGATAAGCTCAAAAAGGGCCTCTACAGCCGCACCACGGCCGTACCACAAGCCGTATAG
- the tyrS gene encoding tyrosine--tRNA ligase, protein MSLIEELTWRGMYHDAMPGTAEHLATNAPITGYIGFDPTAASLHIGNLATIMLLVHLQRAGHRPVALVGGATGMIGDPSGKSAERNLLDETTLRRNQAGIQAQLEKFLDFSEGPTGALVVNNYDWFKGFGFLQFLREVGKHLTVNYMMAKDSVKRRISGNEDSGADGLSYTEFSYQLLQGYDFVHLNKALGCTLQMGASDQWGNITTGTELIRRVANAEGTDAKAYALTGQLITKADGTKYGKSETGTVWLDATMTSPYQFYQFFLNSADADAPRLIRVFTLLSKEEIEAIEAEHAQNPNLRILQKALAKDVTIRVHSEAAYEGAVAASEVLFGKGGDLTTLSESILLDAFAGLPHLRVPRAETAGMNVAVLLSEATDKQILPSRGETRKLVQSNGLSTNGTKLTSPDTLVAELPLLHDKYLVVKKGRQSYYLVELV, encoded by the coding sequence ATGTCCCTCATTGAAGAACTGACCTGGCGCGGCATGTACCACGACGCCATGCCCGGCACCGCCGAACACCTCGCCACGAACGCGCCCATTACCGGCTATATCGGCTTCGACCCCACGGCCGCCTCGCTGCACATCGGCAACCTAGCCACCATTATGCTGCTGGTGCATTTGCAGCGCGCCGGCCACCGCCCCGTGGCTCTGGTGGGCGGCGCCACCGGCATGATTGGCGACCCCAGCGGCAAGTCGGCCGAGCGCAACCTGCTCGACGAAACCACCCTGCGCCGCAACCAGGCCGGCATCCAGGCCCAGCTGGAGAAGTTTCTGGACTTTTCGGAAGGCCCCACCGGCGCGCTGGTGGTAAATAACTACGACTGGTTCAAGGGCTTCGGCTTCCTGCAGTTCCTGCGCGAAGTTGGCAAGCACCTCACGGTGAACTACATGATGGCCAAGGATTCGGTAAAGCGCCGCATCAGCGGCAACGAGGACAGCGGCGCCGACGGCTTGAGCTACACCGAGTTTAGCTACCAATTGCTGCAGGGCTACGACTTCGTGCACCTCAATAAAGCCCTGGGCTGCACCCTGCAAATGGGTGCCTCCGACCAGTGGGGCAACATCACCACCGGCACCGAGCTCATTCGCCGCGTGGCCAACGCCGAGGGCACCGACGCCAAAGCCTACGCCCTCACCGGCCAGCTCATCACCAAGGCCGACGGCACCAAGTACGGCAAGTCGGAAACCGGCACTGTGTGGCTCGACGCCACCATGACCTCGCCCTACCAGTTTTATCAGTTTTTCCTTAATTCGGCCGATGCCGACGCCCCGCGCCTCATCCGCGTGTTCACGCTGCTGAGCAAGGAGGAAATCGAGGCCATCGAAGCCGAGCACGCCCAGAACCCCAACCTGCGCATCCTGCAGAAAGCCCTGGCCAAGGACGTCACCATCCGGGTGCACTCCGAAGCCGCCTACGAGGGTGCTGTGGCCGCTTCCGAAGTGCTGTTCGGCAAAGGCGGCGACCTCACTACGCTGAGCGAGTCTATCCTCCTCGACGCCTTTGCCGGCCTGCCGCACCTGCGCGTGCCCCGCGCCGAAACCGCCGGCATGAACGTGGCCGTGCTCCTGAGCGAAGCCACCGACAAGCAGATTCTGCCTTCCCGCGGCGAAACCCGCAAGCTCGTGCAGTCCAACGGCCTGAGCACCAATGGCACCAAGCTCACCTCGCCGGATACGCTGGTAGCCGAATTGCCCCTGCTGCACGACAAGTACCTGGTGGTGAAGAAAGGCCGACAGAGCTATTACCTGGTTGAGTTGGTATAA
- the holA gene encoding DNA polymerase III subunit delta, whose translation MPQLEADAILKQLQQRQFHPVYFLQGEEPYYIDVVADLIEKTALAEHERSFNQVVVYGKDVDVTAILGQAKRFPMMAERSVVIVKEAQTVADLEQERSWPFLEAYLKNPLPSTVLVFCYKHKTLDSRKKLGKLLTGKDSPAVLMTSKKLYDNQVPQWLTANVRARNLQITGQATAMLAEYIGADLGRLANEVDKLALNLKPNQPIDEELVQRMVGISKDYNIFELQKALVQRDVLKANRILAYFAANPKANPLIPNLTLLFNFFTRLLVLHQAGPNPPDGVFKSLGITNSFAQKEAQQALRVFPLERVVSLIHSIRRADAQSKGIESGSMDDAEILRELVWLILHPVPAGVLG comes from the coding sequence ATGCCCCAGTTAGAAGCCGACGCCATTCTGAAGCAGCTGCAGCAGCGGCAGTTTCACCCCGTATATTTTTTGCAGGGCGAGGAGCCGTACTACATCGACGTGGTGGCCGATTTGATTGAAAAAACGGCCCTGGCCGAGCACGAGCGCAGCTTCAACCAAGTGGTGGTGTACGGCAAGGACGTGGACGTGACGGCCATTCTGGGCCAGGCCAAGCGGTTTCCAATGATGGCCGAGCGGTCGGTGGTCATCGTGAAGGAGGCCCAGACGGTGGCCGACCTGGAGCAGGAGCGGAGCTGGCCTTTTCTGGAGGCTTACCTGAAAAACCCGCTGCCGAGTACCGTGCTGGTGTTTTGTTACAAGCACAAAACGCTGGACTCGCGCAAAAAGCTGGGCAAGCTGCTTACGGGCAAAGACTCGCCGGCCGTGCTGATGACCAGCAAGAAGCTCTACGACAACCAGGTGCCGCAATGGCTCACGGCCAATGTGCGGGCACGCAACCTGCAAATCACGGGGCAGGCCACGGCCATGCTGGCCGAATACATCGGCGCCGACCTGGGCCGCCTGGCCAATGAGGTCGACAAGCTGGCACTCAACCTCAAGCCCAACCAGCCCATCGACGAAGAACTGGTGCAGCGCATGGTGGGCATCAGCAAGGACTACAACATTTTTGAGCTGCAAAAGGCGCTGGTGCAGCGCGACGTGCTCAAGGCCAACCGCATTCTGGCCTACTTCGCCGCCAACCCCAAAGCCAACCCGCTCATCCCGAACCTGACGCTGCTGTTCAACTTTTTCACTCGGCTGCTGGTGCTGCACCAGGCCGGCCCCAACCCGCCCGATGGCGTGTTCAAAAGCCTGGGCATCACCAACAGCTTTGCCCAGAAGGAAGCCCAGCAGGCCCTGCGTGTGTTTCCACTTGAGCGGGTGGTGAGCCTCATTCACAGCATCCGGCGGGCCGATGCGCAGAGCAAAGGCATTGAGAGTGGTTCGATGGACGACGCCGAGATTCTGCGGGAACTGGTGTGGCTGATTCTGCACCCCGTACCGGCCGGGGTGCTGGGGTAA
- a CDS encoding 2'-5' RNA ligase family protein, protein MNALYLVALLPPEPVFSEIWELKQEVHRLTSSRNAVRLPPHITLVPPMRQPDDFEAACTAALTGFAATQRPFSVSLDGFAWFGSRTLFVHVSEARALQSFHAALMAWCQNHLPEVKPENRPFTPHLTLATRDLPPAQVPELREQFAARSYAATFTVHNITLFRHDGQQWQPRGTFQLQLNG, encoded by the coding sequence ATGAACGCGCTATACCTGGTGGCCCTGCTGCCCCCCGAGCCCGTGTTTTCCGAAATTTGGGAGTTGAAGCAAGAGGTGCACCGCCTCACCAGCAGCCGCAACGCTGTGCGACTGCCGCCGCACATCACGCTGGTGCCGCCCATGCGCCAACCCGATGATTTTGAAGCCGCCTGCACGGCCGCGCTAACTGGATTTGCTGCCACGCAACGGCCGTTTTCCGTGAGCTTGGATGGGTTTGCTTGGTTTGGCAGCCGCACGCTGTTTGTGCACGTGAGCGAGGCCAGGGCGCTGCAAAGCTTTCACGCCGCGCTGATGGCGTGGTGCCAAAACCATTTGCCGGAAGTTAAGCCCGAAAACCGGCCCTTCACCCCGCACCTCACGCTGGCCACCCGCGACTTGCCGCCCGCCCAGGTGCCGGAGCTGCGCGAGCAGTTTGCTGCCCGCTCCTACGCCGCCACTTTTACCGTGCACAACATCACCCTTTTCCGGCACGACGGCCAGCAGTGGCAGCCCCGGGGCACCTTTCAATTACAGCTGAACGGATAA
- a CDS encoding DUF4136 domain-containing protein — MKTYFLLLLLALTGCAAEQVQHTEQAPNVDFRAYKTYNFMDVTARNEAAFQGPGTGIETLKQAIGREMQRRGYQPAASPDLLVNIGVVTQDKVQTRETTLRDAPIYLGQRNYHWQSQDVVVGRYEEGTATVELVDAARQELIWQGSVKSVLSPKADKLTKSIDDAVEALFEKFPVLPAQ; from the coding sequence ATGAAAACTTACTTCTTACTGCTCCTGCTGGCCCTAACGGGCTGTGCCGCTGAGCAAGTTCAGCATACTGAACAAGCCCCCAACGTTGATTTTCGGGCCTATAAAACCTATAATTTTATGGACGTGACGGCCCGCAATGAGGCCGCTTTCCAAGGCCCTGGCACGGGCATCGAAACCCTCAAACAAGCCATTGGCCGGGAAATGCAGCGGCGCGGCTACCAGCCCGCCGCCTCGCCCGACCTATTGGTAAACATCGGCGTGGTGACGCAGGACAAGGTGCAAACCCGCGAAACCACCCTGCGCGACGCGCCCATTTACCTTGGCCAGCGCAACTACCACTGGCAGAGCCAGGACGTGGTAGTGGGCCGCTATGAGGAAGGCACCGCCACCGTGGAGCTGGTAGATGCCGCCCGCCAGGAACTCATCTGGCAGGGCTCGGTGAAGAGCGTGCTCAGCCCCAAGGCCGACAAGCTCACCAAGAGCATTGATGACGCCGTAGAAGCCCTGTTTGAGAAGTTTCCGGTGCTACCCGCGCAATAG